The region GCCGGTTGCAGAATACGCCCGTCCGGGTGGGTCCGGAACTTCATGATGGTTCACGGCACTAATCAGCTGCGTATTTGTGTGCGTTGTCATGGGAGTGTTCGATGGCCCGGCGGCCGAAGACACTGGGGTTATTCCCGCTCCATCGCGGTTCGCGATGGAATGGAGGCGGACTCTAACGGCCCGTTCGGGGTCAACTGTTTAGCACTTGAATGCTCGCAAGGAACTGCTTAAAGATGATCAGGTTTTTCTTCAGGGCGTTGCCCTTTGTGCTGTCCATGCCGCTTCTGGCCCAGGAACAGAATTTCGACTTCGAAACTGTAATCGGAAAAGCCAGAGAACTGGCGTCCCGGCCTTACGCAGCCCCCGCTCAGGTGCCGCGCTTTCTCCGCGATCTCAACTATCAGGATTATCAGGGGATTCGCTTCAAGCCAGAAAGCAGCCTTTGGCATGACGACGAGACGCCATTCAAGGTGATGATGATCCCGCCGGGGCTGTTCTATAACCACGCGGTGCGTATCAATGTGGTCAATCAGGGCGCAGTGGATCCCGTCAATTTCGAGAAGGCGCAGTTTACCTATCCCAATCCGGACATTGAGCGATTGGTCCCGGCCGATATGGGCTACGCCGGGTTCAAGCTGACCTTTCCCTTTGATGGGCCGGATGTCATGAACCAGTTCCTTGTTTTCGCAGGCGCCAGCTATTACCGCGCGGTGGGCAAGGAAAACAACTTTGGGCTGTCGGGTCGCGGGATAGCAGTCAACACCGGATTGCCAGGTGGTGAGGAATTTCCTTCGTTTATCGAATTCTGGCTCGAGAAACCTGCAGCCGACGCGGAAAGCATGACTTTTTATGGCCTGCTGGACGGTAAAAGCCTTGCCGGAGCCTACAAATTCACTGTCACACCGGGTGAGGAGACTGCGCTCAAAGTCGAATCGGCGCTGTTCCCCCGCCAGTCGGTGGAAATGCTTGGGCTCGCACCGCTGACCAGCATGTTCTACTACGGTGAAAATACCCTGCTGCCGCCGGGTGAGTGGCGGCCGGAAGTGCATGACTCGGACGGACTCCTGATTCACGACGGTGGCACCGACGAGTGGCTGTGGCGGCCGCTGCGCAACCCCCAGCCGCTCAGTATCGATTACTTCGCCACCGAAAACGTGCGCGGCTTTGGTCTCATACAGCGCGACACGGACTTTCATAACTATATGGACCTTGAGGCACGGTATGAAACGCGACCCAGTGCCTGGATCGAGCCCGAGGGTGACTGGGGGCGGGGCCAGGTGGTGCTGGTGCAACTGCCGACGTCAGATGAAACCAACGACAATGTGGTGGCGTTCTGGCGTACTGATGGGCAGATCAGCAAAGAGCAGTCGCTGCACTTCAACTATACCGCACGCTTTGGGGGAGACCGCGTGGCGAACGAACCTCTGGCGCGCGCGGTAGATACCTATCTTGGCGATGGCATGCGGGTGGGCGGTGGCGACCAGCCGGGTTCAGTTCGGGTGATTGCCGACTTCGCCGGCGGTCCGCTCGCCGATCGCAAACCCGACGCACCGGTCGTCGGCCACGTCAGCGGCCTGCAAGACACCGAAGTACTCGAGCATTTCGTCGAGTATGTCGAGCCGTTGCAACGCTGGCGGCTGTCTATTCTGGCGCGACCTGCAGCCGACAGGCCGCTGTCGCTGCGTGCCTACCTCAGCCAGAACGAAGATACCCTCAGCGAAACGTGGAGCTATGAGCTTCCGCCTGGCAGCGGCGTGCTGGGTGTGATGCAGCGTAAATAAGGAGTGTTTG is a window of Pseudomonas sp. gcc21 DNA encoding:
- a CDS encoding glucan biosynthesis protein G; amino-acid sequence: MIRFFFRALPFVLSMPLLAQEQNFDFETVIGKARELASRPYAAPAQVPRFLRDLNYQDYQGIRFKPESSLWHDDETPFKVMMIPPGLFYNHAVRINVVNQGAVDPVNFEKAQFTYPNPDIERLVPADMGYAGFKLTFPFDGPDVMNQFLVFAGASYYRAVGKENNFGLSGRGIAVNTGLPGGEEFPSFIEFWLEKPAADAESMTFYGLLDGKSLAGAYKFTVTPGEETALKVESALFPRQSVEMLGLAPLTSMFYYGENTLLPPGEWRPEVHDSDGLLIHDGGTDEWLWRPLRNPQPLSIDYFATENVRGFGLIQRDTDFHNYMDLEARYETRPSAWIEPEGDWGRGQVVLVQLPTSDETNDNVVAFWRTDGQISKEQSLHFNYTARFGGDRVANEPLARAVDTYLGDGMRVGGGDQPGSVRVIADFAGGPLADRKPDAPVVGHVSGLQDTEVLEHFVEYVEPLQRWRLSILARPAADRPLSLRAYLSQNEDTLSETWSYELPPGSGVLGVMQRK